A region of Streptomyces cinnamoneus DNA encodes the following proteins:
- a CDS encoding TcmI family type II polyketide cyclase, whose translation MHHTLIVARMAPGSAPAIADVFADSDRGELPHLVGVTRRSLFQFDDIYMHLIEAERDPAPAIAELAGHPEFRSISERLSTHVSAYDPETWRGPRDAMAHCFYRWERSAVP comes from the coding sequence ATGCACCACACACTCATCGTCGCCCGCATGGCGCCCGGTTCGGCACCGGCGATCGCGGACGTCTTCGCCGACTCCGACCGCGGCGAACTGCCGCACCTGGTCGGGGTCACCCGGCGCAGCCTCTTCCAGTTCGACGACATCTACATGCACCTCATCGAGGCCGAGCGGGATCCGGCGCCCGCCATCGCCGAACTGGCCGGCCATCCCGAGTTCCGCAGCATCAGCGAGCGGCTGTCGACGCACGTCAGCGCGTACGACCCGGAGACCTGGCGCGGCCCCCGGGACGCCATGGCGCACTGCTTCTACCGCTGGGAGCGCAGCGCGGTGCCCTGA